The DNA region TGCACATATCTACAAACGTCTAAATGTCTGATAGCAAATGAAGCAAAACTTACTCTTGTTGTGTTCTTTTCCTCTCTGTGCTTCCCCTCCCTGCACAGCCAGACAACTTTTATAAACATGTGTTCCCAGAAGTCCCATCCATTGTGAAAGTCTCCTCCTACTGCCTTAGGCCAGAGCCAATCAAGACAACCCTGTCCAACACCTCACCACATCCCCTGCTTTGTTCCAATGCTCTGTTCCAATCAAATGCTCTGCTCTGTCCCCTGCCTTGGTCCTATGGATTCTCTCTGGGTAAAAGGTTATAGTtatgagagagggggtggagtggAAGAGTGTCACTGGCAAAAGGGGGTAAGGGGGCAAGCATATCGACCACTGCTGTGTTGCTGATACTGTGGTTTAGATAGACCACTGCTGTGTTGCTGATACTGTGGTTTAGATAGACCACTGCTGTGTTGCTGATACTGTGGTTTAGATAGACCACTGCTGTGTTGCTGATACTGTGGTTTAGATAGACCACTGCTGTGTTGCTGATACTGTGGTTTAGATAGACCACTGCTGTGTTGCTGATACTGTGGTTTAGATAGACCACTGCTGTGTTGCTGATACTGTGGTTTAGATATTTGTCAAATAGAAAGACTAATCCTGTGCTAAGGAAAAACAGGTTAATCTGCGAACCACAGCAAAGGAAGTGACACATTTATAGGCTACTACACTCGGTCCCTATTTAAAGTCAGGCtggtattatattatattcataGTGGTAAGGAATTATGGTAGGTAAAAAACTGGTTTAcacaataaattactgggagcttGTATATAGTTTACTCACCATTAGTCAGCAACTCCAACTTTTTGGGGTTtgtgccagctcatgctttttattaggtaaaaacagataaaataatgtattctTCATGAACAAATCACAAcaccccacatgaaaaaatactacagtatactatggtataaatactatagtattgaCTAGTGTTTtacagactttactgtagtattcattGTAGTGTTTTCCAAACTAAACTATAGTATACATACTGCAGTAAAATAAAACTGTAGTATATTctatagtaattaatgtagtgtttttgcagattgtagtatactgtagtatttactgtagtatttactgtagtgtttttgcagactgtaatatactgtagtatttactgtagtgtgtttgcagacattactgtagtatttactatatttTTATTCGGATAATACTGTACtatttactatagtatactaaaacattctatagtaagtgcTACACATGATCGAgcgatactacagtgtgtagtgtagtattctacagtatactacagaattatatagtaagtactgtagtattctatagtaaactgtagtatttttttcatGTGGGACTGACCTTGACAATTGGGAAATGCTGCAATGGATGATTTAGTAGTTATTGTATTGTAATCAAACTGTCTCTTTAAGAACATAGCTTTTGTTTAAAAATGTCTACATTCTTGCCAAGGGCTCTTTTAATGCCAATGTGTTCGTTTTTTGTGTTTCCCATTCACATTCATTTGATTATGGCTATAACCACTGGGGCGACTAGAGGCCTAGACTTTAGCTAGTGCGGTACCAATAGTGTACGATCAGAACATCCCATCCTTTGTTTTTGGCCTGAATATCAGGAAATTGACCCAGGAGTCGTTCCTGTCATTCGTCTGTCATTTTACTTTTATTTATAACCGTTATTTTGTAAGACGGGTGCCACGTCCCCCAGGAGCCAAATATGTGTTGGCCCAGTATCTAAATACTTTCAGGACACAAATCAGCTTAGCCGCTCCACTGAAGGTTGATGAATGTGTCTAAGAACTACAACACTCATCTAGTGCCAAGATAAAAATCAATATCTTCCTTTTATCAGCACTGTGTGCATTCCCATCAGTATTAAATGTTAGGCTATTTGTGATGAAACCCCCTCAAACGCTCACCACTAGTTTCAATGACTAttcttaatataataataataatataatatgccatttagcagatgcttttatccaaagcgacttacagacatgtgtgcataaatttttacgtatgggtggtcccggggatcgaacctactaccctggcgttacaagcgccatgctctaccaattgagctacagaggaccaggtgaTGACAGgtgatgtcatcacaaccagACCATTGGTGCATAGATTGTGAAAAGAGCAGGAGTGCACTCGTGTAAAAAAGAAGCTAAACTCCTATACAAAAGCTGTGAGGTGGTTTTCATTCTTACAATAAATGGCAGATTTAGACCTGTAACCAGTCAAGAACGCATCAATAACTGCTAGCATACATGACCAGTCAAATGAATCaacaataaataaaacataaaaccAAACCTGACAGTTAAGACATGGAAGTCTTTATTGTTTTCCTATCCTTACACAGTACATTGCAACattcctcactctccccagcccCCCCTAAACAACAATCAACATACAATAGCATTtacaccacactcacacacatcaaCATACACGCTATTACACTCACTCACATCAACATACACGCtattacacacactcacatcaaCATACACGCtattacacacactcacatcaaCATACACGCtattacacacactcacatcaaCATACACGCTATTACACACACTCACGCAGTTTTCAATGTAAACAACGCAGGCTGAAAGAGTGATAAAAAAGCAAGGTAGTCAGTCGTCCACTGTTGCGCCCTCGTAAGCACAAGGCTAGTTCCATTTTCTTTTCTCTCAGTAAGTTCAAAGCGGGGTGACTGAAGAGGAACAGAAACTGTCTACATCTTTTGGGATAAACTGCTGTCCACTCAGGCCATTTGACCAACCtttgtcactcacacacacacactgcaggtgtTGGGAGGTCAGGATGCCCATTCATCCAACCGTCACCATTATAGCAACATGTCCTCAAGTGTCTTTTAAATGCACTGTCTGAAATGTTATCTTCTTTGAAGTTATGCGataggaagagggggagggggtagagagagaaatagatggaGAGAAGTTAGTGTGAGAGGGAAGAGGAACGTCAAGAATTAGTGTGACACGTTCTTTTCCCATGATCCTCTGCGGTAGAGGAAAAAGGCCTTGTTTTACTTCCCTTGTATGGGTCAGGATGGATTGATCGTCCGTTACCTAGCAACACTCTCTGGCGTCACTCACAAACCCGTCCGTCGCTGCATTACCTCTTAGCACGCACAAAGTACAAGGCGTTGGTTTTAGGGTAGTACTTCACGTTCTGCTTCTTGTCCATCAAGCCCCCGAATATGATGAGCTcgcccctaccctggaccacTGTGTGGAGGCTGGTCTCGGGGGGGCCTGTGACGGCGGCGGGGGTGCCGTTCCCGTAAACCCTCCAGGAGACGAGACCGGCTGCTTTGGCTTGGGACACGTCCAGAACATACATCTGCATTGGCTTGCAATTGAGCGACTGGTACAGGGGCTTTCCCACGTTCAGGCTCTGGGGCGGGTGGTGGCCAAGCCGCCGTGCGATAGGCGGGATGGAGTGTCCATCAGTCCCGGCAGTAGCAGCCTGTGGCGggctggaagaggaggaggggggtgttCCCGCTGAAGCCACTCCTCCCCCACTTCCACTTCCTCCTGAAGCAGCTCCTTGGGACAAGGGGTTTGATGATAATGAAGATGACAGGTTTTTGACAGCCTCCAGGCCTCGTCTCAGAGCTGCGGGGGACACGGCCCCCGGGGGAGTGCGTGGGGAGCCAGGGGCAGGCGTGTGCACGCCATTAGTGCTGGATACCTCAGCAGAAAGGGGGTGGGTGGCAGAGGGGGGAGACTCCCAGCCGTAGTCCGAGGAGACAGGGGGGCAAGAAGGCGGGGAGGCAGCTTGGGCAGGGCTGGTCCGGGGAGATGGGGATGAGCCGTTGAGTagtggatggagggagggcagaggcGGGCTGTCAGGCCCCTGGGAGGGGGATGGCTGCTGAGAGGAGGAGCCGGGGCTACCCTCTCTGGCACCCCCTCTGGCCGAGGGACGTGGTCTCAGTGTTCCCCAGCGGCCGTTCACACAGGGAGCCTCCTCAACGGCCCCCAGGACGACCCCGGCGGCGCCGCTCCTCACAGGGGACTGGGAGCGCAGTGAGGGGGGCTCTGGGCCCAGGGGGCCGGGAGAGGCGCTGATGGGGGAGGGCCGAGAGTTCAGGCTGGGGCTGAGCGGCGCACGGCCAGACGGAGCCTGGGAGAATACCACCACACACTGTCCAACCTGGAGAGAGCGCGAGATGGACAGACAGAAAACAAATAATGAAGGAAGTTGAGTTGAAAGTAGAAAACCTGCAAAACAAACATCCCAACAGTGTTTAGCGCAGTGAGACTGGGGATAGATGACAAACAGAGAGCCACACATACCCTGCAGGCAGGGTGGCACCACAGCTCTGGGGCTCCATGGTCGTCGTTCTCCACCCTCAGCTGCTGCCATGTCCAGGGTGGAGCACCCATGTTCAGGAGCCAGGCATCCTTCAGCAGCTAGCAGGgacatgagagagaggggaggtgcagAGTCACAAACAGCAAAACAAGAGGACAGAGCTCTTTACGCATTGGAAAATAATAATGCTGCCTTCCACTGGAGAACACAGGTTCTCACCGCATTAGGGCCTCCACAGCCTCCCAGAATAAGAAGAGTCTCGTTGTCAATCACAATCTGTGAGAGAGGAGaatatacatttaaaaacatataaacatctATACAAGACACAAAAAGGTAACTTTATTCCCTGTAAAAACACACagatatttacaaaataaatcaGAAATACTGCATGATGGGGGTATGGACGGTGTGTAGTGGAGATGCAGGAATTGAGATGTGTAGAGGGTGATGGAGGTATTGAGGGGAGAAGGTGTGAAGAAAAACGTCATCCTGACCTGAGACTGGCCTCCTCGTGGGTGGGGGGATGGGCCGGTGATGGTGGGCTTGGACCAGGACCACTGCTCCAGATCCAGAACCCACACCTCGTTACTCCTGATTAGGGACCAATGGCGAGCAGGGGGACACGGTGGGACAAAAATACACACAGTGACAGATTTACAGACAACTATCAAAATTGCAAAACTGACAGTTTGTAATGACATTATTTTCCTTTACTTAAAAGACATTCACACTACAACCTTTC from Coregonus clupeaformis isolate EN_2021a chromosome 12, ASM2061545v1, whole genome shotgun sequence includes:
- the LOC121578088 gene encoding F-box only protein 42-like, with the translated sequence MSRSSDSDDGYFVAMDTEEDGSGPVGMAQREDEKVGTSRGERDLEGCSEGEGTMVELPEEVLEYILSFLSPYQEHKTAALVCKQWYRLIKGVAYQCYHGFLRAVQEGDIQWESRTYPYPGTPITQRFSHSACYYDSNQSMYVFGGCTQSSCNAAFNDLWRLDLNSKEWIRPLASGSYPSPKAGATLVMYNDLLVLFGGWTRPSPYPLHQPERFFDEIHTYSPSKNWWNCIVTTQGPLPMAGHSSSVIGSAMVVFGGSLGARQMSNEVWVLDLEQWSWSKPTITGPSPHPRGGQSQIVIDNETLLILGGCGGPNALLKDAWLLNMGAPPWTWQQLRVENDDHGAPELWCHPACRVGQCVVVFSQAPSGRAPLSPSLNSRPSPISASPGPLGPEPPSLRSQSPVRSGAAGVVLGAVEEAPCVNGRWGTLRPRPSARGGAREGSPGSSSQQPSPSQGPDSPPLPSLHPLLNGSSPSPRTSPAQAASPPSCPPVSSDYGWESPPSATHPLSAEVSSTNGVHTPAPGSPRTPPGAVSPAALRRGLEAVKNLSSSLSSNPLSQGAASGGSGSGGGVASAGTPPSSSSSPPQAATAGTDGHSIPPIARRLGHHPPQSLNVGKPLYQSLNCKPMQMYVLDVSQAKAAGLVSWRVYGNGTPAAVTGPPETSLHTVVQGRGELIIFGGLMDKKQNVKYYPKTNALYFVRAKR